From the Capnocytophaga sp. oral taxon 878 genome, the window GCACTTTGAATTATACTTAAGGGATGAAAAGGAATTATTTGCGTACTTTTGTAAAGTACTTTTTTCAAGGTATCTTGATGGTGGGGCCGCTGAGTGCTACTGTGTGGATTATATGGTCTATTTTTAAGAGTGTTGATAATCTTGTGCCTGATATTTCGGGCAGGTATCCTGGATTGGTGTTTGTGGTGGTGCTGGTGGGGACTACGGTTATTGGCTTTGTGGGAAGCAGGCTGGTACTGGGGAAGCTGTTGGTTGATTTGATGGATTACTTATTGGAGCATATTCCTGGTGTGAAGACTTTGTATTCGTCGATTAGGGATATGATGGCTTCGTTTGTGGGTGATAAGCGGAAGTTTACTAATCCGGTGTGGGTAAAGGTGAATGAGGCGCCAGAGACGTGGCGTATTGGGTTTTTGACACAGGGGGATATGGACTTTGCTAATTTGCCGGATATGGTAAGTGTGTATTTACCTCATTCGTATGCTATTTCGGGGTGGGTGATAGTTACCTCTGCTGTGAATGTGAAGGAGGCGGAGGGATTTTCGGCGCAAAAGGCTATGGAGTTTGCGCTTAGTGGTGGTATACTGAAGCTGGATAAGAAGTAGGGTAGGGGTGAGAAGAGGTATCAGTAAATCAGTTATTTAGGGGAGTTTTAGGAAATATTTTGTAAAAAAGTTATTAAAAAATTTGCAGGTTATAAAATTTGTTGTACCTTTGCACCGTCAATCAAGAGAGAGTTCATCATCTTGCGGGTGTGGTGAAATTGGTAGACACGCTAGACTTAGGATCTAGTGCTTCACGGCGTGGGGGTTCGAGTCCCTTCACCCGCACTGAAAGGCCTTAATTCACTGCTGAATTAAGGCTTTTTTGTTTTTGTAATAATTGGTAAAAAAAGCTGTGAATTGGCTTGATTTTGGAACATAATAATTAACAACTGGAATAATGAAAATATCAGTAGAACTTACGTTTAGTCCGCTACAGGATGATTTTGAGCAGCCTATAATTCGTTTTATTCAGAAGCTGCGGGCATCGGGGCTTATAGTGCAAGAAAATCCGCTTAGCACGCAGGTGTATGGGGATTATGCTAAGGTGATGGGTGTGCTTACTACCGAGATAGAGGAAGCGTTGGAGCTGGTGGAACGAGGGTTGATGTATGTGAAGATTGTAAAATCGGACCGACATGACTATGTGCCATTTTTTTAGATAGGGGTAGGTGATGGATTTGTTAAGAGTTTTCTTTGCCCAGTATGATGGTGTTGAGGCGCATTTGGTAATTATTGAGATTATAGGTGTGCTTTTTGGTTTTTTGAGTGTATGGTTTGCCAAGAAAGGTAATATATGGGTGTATCCTACGGGGATTATAAGCACGGTGCTGTTTGTGTATTTATTGTGGCACTATGTGTTATGGGGGGATATGCTTATTAATGCTTATTACACGATAATGAGTGTTTATGGCTGGGTGCTGTGGGCTAAGAGTGCACATAATAATGTGATTACTATTTCACGTACTACGACACGAGATTGGCAAGTGAGTGCGGGGCTGGGGGCTTTTAGTCTGCTTTTTGTTACAGGGGTGTATTATTTGAAGCCTTATATTAGGAATGGCTTTTCGATGGAAGGAGTGAGCTTGGGGTTTGGTAATTTCTTAGCTACGGAATATGTGGATATATTCACAACGGCTATCTTCCTTGTGGGGATGTGGCTGATGGCAAAGCGCAAGATAGAGAACTGGTTGTTTTGGATTGTAGGAGACTTGGTTTCGGTGCCTTTGTACCTTAAGAAAGGGATGCTTTTTACTTCTTTTCAGTATTTATTATTTACTATTATTGCCATTATGGGCTATTTAGAATGGAAGCGCAACTTACGCAATACGCCAGCAGAGCCCTACGCATAGCTTTTGTGGGGCCCGAATGTACGGGGAAGACGACTCTTAGCAAGGCTCTTGCTGCACAGTACAATACGCTGTGGGTGGAGGAGTATATGCGCACTTATCTGCAAAAAAAGTGGGATGAACAGGGGTTGACTTGTACGCCTGATGACCTGCTACCTATAGCTATGGGGCAAGTGGAATTGGAAAATGAGTTGGCTTTGAGAGCTAAACGTTATCTGTTTTGTGATACTTGCTTGATAGAATTGGTTATTTATTCTTATCTTTATTACGGGAGCTGCGACCCACTTCTTGAACGAGCGGCTCTTTCACATCATTATCATCATATTTTTCTTACTTATACTGATGTTCCTTGGGAGGCTGATGATCTTCGTGATAAGCCTACTGAACGTGAGTCTGTTTTTATTTTTTTTCGGGATAAGCTTGATTTGTACGGGATACCTTACACTATTTTAAAAGGCGATGTAGCTGAAAGAATGAAGGTGTGTAAAGGGGTGCTGGGGTGCTGAATTATATTTTTTTTATATATTAGGATATTACGATTTAGGTCTTTTTTTGTGTATAATAAATTAATTAGTATCTTTGCCCTCTATAAACTATCTATCACAAATAGATGAGCTAAAAAATAACAAATCTATGAAACAAATCAACGGTTTTTCTAAACTAACCAAAGCCCAAAAAATAGAATGGCTTTGCAATACCTATTTTCCAGATAACCAAAATGCCCATACATTCTTTGAAAAATACCATAACACCGATACAGCCCTCCAAAAACTCCATGATGAGTTTATAGAAAATACTATCTCCAACTACTACCTACCTTTTGCCATAGCCCCCAACTTTCTTATCAATGGGCATACCTACACCGTACCTATGGTTGTTGAAGAAAGTTCTGTAGTAGCAGCTGCCAGTAGGGCAGCCAAATTCTGGCAAAGCAGAGGAGGCTTCAAGGCCCAAGTACTCTCTACGGAAAAAACAGGACACGTGCACTTCTTCTATTATGGCAATAAAACCCATTTAGAAGCCTTTTTTAACCGTATCCAACCACTGATGCTCACCCAAGCCCAACCCATCACTGCTAATATGCAAAAACGAGGCGGAGGCATCGCCTCCCTCACTTTAGTTGATAAAACCAATACCTTACAGCATTATTACCAGCTCTCAGCTACTTTTGAAACATTAGATGCTATGGGAGCAAACTTTATTAACTCTTGTTTAGAATCTTTTGCCAATACCTTTAAGGAACAAGCCGAACAAGATGCAACCATCCAAGGGCAATATGAAATTGTAATGTCCATCCTCTCCAACTACGTACCTAATTGCTTAGTAAAGGTCGAAGTACAATGCCCTATAGCCGATCTGCAAATAAGCAACCTCCAAGGCGAAATAGCCGCTAAAAAGTTTGTGCAAGCTCTCTCTATCGCCAATGCCGATGTATATCGCGCTACTACCCATAATAAAGGCATAATGAATGGTATCGACTCAGTAATTCTTGCCACAGGTAATGATTTCCGCGCCATCGAGGCAGGAGCTCATGCCTATGCAGCACGCTCAGGACAATACAGAAGCCTATCCACAGCTTCAATCGAAAATAACACTTTCCATTTCAGTCTTCAGTTGCCCTTAGCACTCGGTACTGTCGGCGGACTTACATCATTACACCCATTAGCCAAAACAGCCCTCCAGATCCTTGAAAATCCCAATGCTCGTGAACTAATGCAGATAGTAGCTAGTGTAGGTCTTGCACAGAACTTCTCTGCAGTAAGCTCACTTATTAGCTTGGGTATTCAAAAAGGACACATGAAAATGCACCTCAATAACATCTTTAACCAGCTCGGTGCTACCGAGCATGAAAAACAACTTCTAACCACTTATTTTAAAGATAAAACAGTAACCCATAGTGATGTAGCCGAAGCACTACAACGCATAAAAAAAGAGCTGTCCTTATAGGAACAGCTCTTTTTTTATTTGTCAAATTATATTAATACGCCCTTTCTTTATTTCCTTCATAAAAGTTAATAAACGCCCTATTTACCACACGGTTCCCACCAGCAGTAGGATAATCACCAGTAAAGTACCAATCACCAAGATTTTCAGGGCAAGCCTTATGTAAGTTATCTACTGTTTGAAAAATAACCACCACTTCCGAAGCAAAATCCTTAGGCAGTAGCAAGTCACGTATTTTGCCCGAAATCTCTTCATCACTAAAAGGCGCATATACCTCTTTCACGTAATTTACCACTTTATCGTCACTTAGGGATACCTGAGTCAAGCACTTATGGTATACCTCTTCCACAATATTATAAGTGCCACGCTCCTTATGTAGTGCCAAAGCCGCCTGAAAAGCCACCAAATCCTCCAACCGAGCCATATCAATGCCATAGCAGTCAGGATAACGTATTTGTGGTGCCGATGATACAATCACTATCTTCTTAGGCTCTAATCGCCCTAATATGCTTAGGATACTCTTCTTAAGGGTAGTCCCGCGTACTATACTATCATCAATAATCACTAAATTATCACCTTTCTGTACCGAGCCATAAGTAATGTCATAAACGTGAGCCACCAAATCATCACGGCTACTATCTTCTGTAATAAAGGTACGTAATTTCACATCCTTAATAGCTACCTTTTCAGTACGTACTTTCTGTGATAGAATTGCTTGAAAATCACTCTTATCAGCCTTCTCTAGCTGCTTTACCTTCTGTAAGTTCAGTTGGTGTTCAGCCTCTTCTACCAATCCCAAATACGAGGTCTCAGCTGTATTCGGTATATAAGCAAAAACAGTATCTTTTAGGTTGTGGTTTATAGCTTCAGCTACTCGTGGGTACAATAGTTTGCCTAATGTTTTGCGTTCCTTATAAATATCTTGGTCGCTACCACGCGAAAAGTATATCCGTTCAAAAGAACACGCTTTGCGTACTGTAGCAGGCAGTATTTCCTTAATAGCTATCTCTCCATTCTTTTTAATGATGATAGCATTACCTGGTGGCAACTCTTGTACAGCTTCATATTTCACATTGAAAACAGTCTGTATAGCTGGTCTTTCCGATGCCACTACCACCACTTCCTCATCCTGATAGTAAAACGCTGGGCGTATCCCTGCTGGATCTCTCAGTACAAAGGCATCGCCATTGCCTATCATCCCTTCCATAGCGTAACCACCATCCCAATATTTAGAAGCTCGTTTTAAAATACGTTCAATATCCAATCGCTCTGCAATAAAAGGCGAAGCATCTTTCTTGCTATATCCTTCTTCTTTCAGCTTGCGGTACAGTTCTTCTACTTCATCATCCAAAAAATGACCAATTCCCTCCATAACAATTACTGTATCAGTCTTGTCTTTGGGGTGTTGTCCCAGCCTTACAAGGTTTTGGAACAGCTCATTCACATTAGTCATATTAAAGTTACCTGCCATAATCAGGTTGCGGTACATCCAGTTATTTTCACGCAAAAAAGGATGCACATTTTCAATGCTATTCTTGCCAAAAGTGCCATAGCGTACATGTCCCATCAGTACTTCACCAATGTAGGGCAACTCTTTCTTTTGCAGAGCAACATCGTCTTTTAGTGCAGGGTTTGCTTTAAATCCCTCATTAATACGAGCGTTAATACGTGTAAAAATATCTTGTACCGGTTGTGCCTCGTTGGAGCGTATCCTACTGATGTAGCGCTCACCGGGTTGCATATCCAGTTTAATGCTCGCTACTCCAGCTCCATCTTGTCCACGGTTATGCTGCTTCTCCAGCATCAAATACATCTTATTGATTCCATAAAAACCAGAACCATATTTCTCTTTGTAATACTCCAAAGGTTTGAGCAAGCGGATTAACGCAATCCCACACTCGTGTTTAATACTGTCACTCATTGTACTTAAACAAACAAAAGGCGTAACTTTCGCAACGCCTTTATATAGGTTTTAAAATTGATATACTACTTCTAATTTATGGTTATGCAGGCTGCGCTTGGCTTTCTCCAAGTCCTCAGTGAAACCCAAAATATAACCACCACCGCCCGAGCCACATAGCTTAAGAAAATAATCCCCTGTATCAATACCCTCTTTCCACAAAGCGTGAAATTCCTTCGGTATCATCGGCTTAAAGTGGTTCAACACTATCCCCGATAGGTTCTTAATATTCCCAAATAACGATTTAAAGCGTCCCTTCAAAAAATCATCAATACAAGCATCAGTGTATTTAATAAATTCCTCTTTCAGCATCTTCTGGAACGCCTCGTTTTTCATTTGTTCCATAAAAATACGCACCATAGGAGCCGTTTCTCCTATAATACCACTATCTAGCAAAAATACAGCCCCCTTCCCATTAGGCGCCTGTGTAGGGATACCCGTCGGCTCTATATTATCTTGTGAGTTAATAAGTATTGGCAAGCTAAGATAACTATTCAGAGGGTCTAACCCCGATGATGTCCCGTGAAAAAATGATTCCATCTTCCCAAAAATAGCCTTCAGCTGTAGTAGTTTCTCACGCGTAAGGTCTTCCATTGCGCTAATAGGGTTAATAGCATATTCACTGTAAATAGCCGCCACCAAGGCACCACTACTACCCACACCATAACCCTGCGGGATACTACTATCAAAGTACATACCACCAGCAATATCAGTATGTAATCTCTCAAGGTCAAATTTAATACTGCTTCCCTCTTCTTCCGTAAGTGCCTGTAAATGCCCAGCAAAAGCCCGCAAAGCCTCATTCGATTGCCTTGCCGCCTCTTCCCTGCCAGCTTCCACCTCAGCAAGAGTCTTCAGCGTTCCCTTATAAAAGTTGTACGGAATCGCCAACCCCTTTGAGTTCTTAATAATACCATACTCACCAAATAGGAGTATCTTAGAATAGAAAAGTTTCATTTTTAGGTGTTAGTTATCTTCAGGGATTCTTCAGTCTGCAACATACAAATGCACCCCTTATTTTGCCGCTGCAAAAATACATATTTTTCGTT encodes:
- a CDS encoding DUF502 domain-containing protein; protein product: MKRNYLRTFVKYFFQGILMVGPLSATVWIIWSIFKSVDNLVPDISGRYPGLVFVVVLVGTTVIGFVGSRLVLGKLLVDLMDYLLEHIPGVKTLYSSIRDMMASFVGDKRKFTNPVWVKVNEAPETWRIGFLTQGDMDFANLPDMVSVYLPHSYAISGWVIVTSAVNVKEAEGFSAQKAMEFALSGGILKLDKK
- a CDS encoding thiamine-binding protein; the protein is MKISVELTFSPLQDDFEQPIIRFIQKLRASGLIVQENPLSTQVYGDYAKVMGVLTTEIEEALELVERGLMYVKIVKSDRHDYVPFF
- the pnuC gene encoding nicotinamide riboside transporter PnuC; protein product: MDLLRVFFAQYDGVEAHLVIIEIIGVLFGFLSVWFAKKGNIWVYPTGIISTVLFVYLLWHYVLWGDMLINAYYTIMSVYGWVLWAKSAHNNVITISRTTTRDWQVSAGLGAFSLLFVTGVYYLKPYIRNGFSMEGVSLGFGNFLATEYVDIFTTAIFLVGMWLMAKRKIENWLFWIVGDLVSVPLYLKKGMLFTSFQYLLFTIIAIMGYLEWKRNLRNTPAEPYA
- a CDS encoding AAA family ATPase, whose translation is MEAQLTQYASRALRIAFVGPECTGKTTLSKALAAQYNTLWVEEYMRTYLQKKWDEQGLTCTPDDLLPIAMGQVELENELALRAKRYLFCDTCLIELVIYSYLYYGSCDPLLERAALSHHYHHIFLTYTDVPWEADDLRDKPTERESVFIFFRDKLDLYGIPYTILKGDVAERMKVCKGVLGC
- a CDS encoding hydroxymethylglutaryl-CoA reductase, degradative; this encodes MKQINGFSKLTKAQKIEWLCNTYFPDNQNAHTFFEKYHNTDTALQKLHDEFIENTISNYYLPFAIAPNFLINGHTYTVPMVVEESSVVAAASRAAKFWQSRGGFKAQVLSTEKTGHVHFFYYGNKTHLEAFFNRIQPLMLTQAQPITANMQKRGGGIASLTLVDKTNTLQHYYQLSATFETLDAMGANFINSCLESFANTFKEQAEQDATIQGQYEIVMSILSNYVPNCLVKVEVQCPIADLQISNLQGEIAAKKFVQALSIANADVYRATTHNKGIMNGIDSVILATGNDFRAIEAGAHAYAARSGQYRSLSTASIENNTFHFSLQLPLALGTVGGLTSLHPLAKTALQILENPNARELMQIVASVGLAQNFSAVSSLISLGIQKGHMKMHLNNIFNQLGATEHEKQLLTTYFKDKTVTHSDVAEALQRIKKELSL
- a CDS encoding amidophosphoribosyltransferase — protein: MSDSIKHECGIALIRLLKPLEYYKEKYGSGFYGINKMYLMLEKQHNRGQDGAGVASIKLDMQPGERYISRIRSNEAQPVQDIFTRINARINEGFKANPALKDDVALQKKELPYIGEVLMGHVRYGTFGKNSIENVHPFLRENNWMYRNLIMAGNFNMTNVNELFQNLVRLGQHPKDKTDTVIVMEGIGHFLDDEVEELYRKLKEEGYSKKDASPFIAERLDIERILKRASKYWDGGYAMEGMIGNGDAFVLRDPAGIRPAFYYQDEEVVVVASERPAIQTVFNVKYEAVQELPPGNAIIIKKNGEIAIKEILPATVRKACSFERIYFSRGSDQDIYKERKTLGKLLYPRVAEAINHNLKDTVFAYIPNTAETSYLGLVEEAEHQLNLQKVKQLEKADKSDFQAILSQKVRTEKVAIKDVKLRTFITEDSSRDDLVAHVYDITYGSVQKGDNLVIIDDSIVRGTTLKKSILSILGRLEPKKIVIVSSAPQIRYPDCYGIDMARLEDLVAFQAALALHKERGTYNIVEEVYHKCLTQVSLSDDKVVNYVKEVYAPFSDEEISGKIRDLLLPKDFASEVVVIFQTVDNLHKACPENLGDWYFTGDYPTAGGNRVVNRAFINFYEGNKERAY
- a CDS encoding mevalonate kinase; amino-acid sequence: MKLFYSKILLFGEYGIIKNSKGLAIPYNFYKGTLKTLAEVEAGREEAARQSNEALRAFAGHLQALTEEEGSSIKFDLERLHTDIAGGMYFDSSIPQGYGVGSSGALVAAIYSEYAINPISAMEDLTREKLLQLKAIFGKMESFFHGTSSGLDPLNSYLSLPILINSQDNIEPTGIPTQAPNGKGAVFLLDSGIIGETAPMVRIFMEQMKNEAFQKMLKEEFIKYTDACIDDFLKGRFKSLFGNIKNLSGIVLNHFKPMIPKEFHALWKEGIDTGDYFLKLCGSGGGGYILGFTEDLEKAKRSLHNHKLEVVYQF